Below is a genomic region from Sphingopyxis terrae subsp. terrae NBRC 15098.
CGCAATTTGCCGCAGCCGATCTCGACCGTGTCGAGCATCTGAAGCCGGTCGCGCGCGAGCTCGCGTTCAATCTCAGGGATTTCGGCTCGGATGGCGCTTACGGGCACTTCTTCAACGGGCCGTCGACCTTCGACATCTCCGCCGACGAGTTCGTCGTCCTCGAGCTCGAGCGGCTGAAAGCCATGCCTGACCTGTTCAACGTCATCGTCATGGTGGTGGTAAATGCGGTGACGCAGGAGCTCTACCTCTCGGCGCGCGACCGGCCCCGCTTCGTGCTTTGTGACGAAGCAGCGCAGTTCATGACGAAAAGCGATGGTCAGGATCTGTCGCGGCTGGCTGAAGCCTTCGCACAAGGCTACCGCCGTGCCCGCAAATATCAGGGCAGCTTCGGCATCGTCCTCCAGTCTATGAACGACCTCACGCTGTTCGGCGGCACAGGCCAAGTCATCCTCGAGAATGCGGCGACGCGGTTCCTCCTGCAAGGCTCCACCTATGATCGTGCTGTCGAGAGCAAAATTCTTGACTATTCCGGGTTCGTCCTCGACCTCCTGAAATCGGTCCGCAACAACAAGCCGAACTATAGCGAGGTCTTCATCGACTCTCCGCTCGGGCTCGGGGTCGCGCGGCTTGTCGTCGATCCCTTCAGCTACTGGATCAACACCAGCGCGCCCGGCGAAGTCGCGGCGTTCGAAGCACTGATCCGGGCCGGGCGATCGCCGCTCGAGGCTGTGTGCGAGCTCGCCGACGTCGATCCCCGCGAGATATTGGGCGATAGCCGCGACTTGCCGCGAGCATCGGAGCCAGCGGCATGAAGCGGCCTTCGCTCCATCCCGACGAGCTAGCGATGCAGCTCGACGCCATGTTGCCCGCCGATCGGGCGCTGTTCGACGCGGCCGTTGCGGCAGTGGCCGAGCGGCAGGCACTGGGTTGGCGGTTCCGGCTCGTCATGATCGAATCCGTCATGATGGCTGGCCTCGTTCTCATCGCCGGACTGCTGGTTGACCAGCCGACGTCGCTGTTTACGCAGGCGTCGGTGACGGTCGGAATCGCTTGCTTCGCAAGCGGGCTGGTCCTGATCTGGCTCTCGTCCGTGACGAGCGGTCTGATGCTCCGGTGGCGCGGTCATCGGCGGACACGATGAACGGCCTCCTCTCCCACGCTCCTTCGCCCATCGCGGTCAGGTTGGCCGTCGGTGGCCTGATGCTCGGCCAGGCGCAAGCCCTCATCCTCTTCGCCGCGCCCGGCCCAATCGCGAACTCGCCGCGATCGCTCATCGTCGTGCTGAGCCTTCTCTCGTTGGTTTCACTTGTCGGTGCGATCATCGGTGTTGGCAGCTCCGATCCGCGAGAAAGATGGAGGAGATATCGTCGTGGAACATGATCGCGGTAGCATTCGAGTGGCCGCCTGGCAGTTTGGCACCTCGTTGATGCTCGTGTTTGGGGCATTCGTCATCGCCGCCACGGCGCGTGGACAGACCGCGGCGATCGGGCGCACCTGGGCGATCGCTGAACCCGATGCCCTTTCTGAAATCGAGGCGCGCGTTGCGCAGCAGCCGAAAAGCATCGCGGGTCGTTTCGGTCCGCGTGAGAAGTGGAGCGCAATGCAGTCAGCCGCCCTCGGCGTTGCGCGCGCGAACAGGAAACGAAGCGTCGTGCCGTTCCACACGCTCGATTTTGAGGTCCGGTTGGACGACGGCAAACTGCTCTATCCCAAAGGCTACACCTTCAACCCCCTCACCTATGTGTCGATGCCGCAGCGCCTGATCGTGGTTCATTCGCGCGACCTGAACTGGGCGCTTGGCCACGCGCGGGCGAGCGACTGGATATTGCTCGCCGGAGGCGGCCCGGAGGTGACCGACCCGATCGCACTCGGAGAGAAGGTTGCGCGCCCGCTGTTCATTCTCGAAGAGCGCGTGAAGGAGCGGCTCGATCTTCGCGTTGCGCCGGTCATAGTCGCGCAGGTCGGACAAAAGCTCGAGCTCAGCGAGTTCGCGCTTGAACGAAAAGGCCCGGCTCCCGCGAGCCAAATCCTACGCTCGGCGAGCACGCCGTAATTTCGCCAGCTCTTTTTTGGCGCCTTCATCCAATCGCAAATCCGGTCATCCGCCTATTCGGACGCCGCGACCCAGGGGAGCTCTAATCGGAAACGAAGACAGAGTTCTTCATCTTGACGCCCGCCTGGCTCCGGCTGGACGGGCGTCTTTTTTTACTTCGATGAAGTTCGCAAGATTCCGCAGGGTCCCATTTGGCCCGATCGTCGACTTCGTTGATGCCTGGAGGAACTCGCTTCGCAAGAAGCGAGCTTTGGTGCCTTCCCTTCGCCATGGTCTGGTCCGCAAGGACGCGACGGGACCGCGAGCAGACATCTGATCGGCAAATCCAACCTCAGCGTCACGGAAGCCGGCCCCGCACCGCTGATAGCGGCAACGATGTGCCCATCCGCGGCATATCCTTTCCCATCTGGTTGCGACGAGCATGTCGGCGGGTCCATCTCCGCTTCGGGCAGGCCAATCGCCCATACAGAGCGCCGAAGCCTCATCCAACCTTTTCAGCGCCCTACCTGGCGGAACGGAGAAGTCATGCCAGCTTGCCGACACTTGCGCGCGACTTCCGCATCGGGGAGCAGCGGCGCCAGGCGCCAAGTCGAGCCGAAGAAGACGCGCCGGTCCTTTCGCTGGGCGGTACCCGTCGGGCTCGGCGCAGTTCTCGCTTTCATCCCCGCTCCAGCGCAAGCATCCAAATGTCCGAGCGACACGATCTTCAACCCGATCACCAAGGTGCGTTGGAACTGCATCTTCCCCATCACCATCGGCGGCGTGCGCGCCGGCAGCTACGACAAGCTCGACAAGGCGCTCGACGCACAATCGGCGTCGAAACCGCTGTGTGCGTGCCGCAAAGGTGCAACCTTCTGGTTCGGTGTCAAGGTCAGTTTCTGGACTCCGAACCGGATGATCGACGTGGTGACCGAACCCGGCTGCATGATGGCGCTCGGCACGGACATCATGGCGACCGGCGGCAAGCTCCAGGGCAGCCAGTCGTCGATTTCGGACGGCACGAACACGACGAAGTTGTTCGCGCAGATGCACTATTATGTCGCGCCGGTCTGGAAGATGCTCGACATGTTCAGCGATCTTCCGTGCCTCGAGGATGACGGTTTCGACGTCGCGCTGATGACCGAGGTGATGCCGACCTGGCAGTCGGGGACGCTGGGAGCGATCATCCAGCCCGAAGGCATCCTGTTCGGCAATCCCGCGGCCGGCCTTGCCTGCATGTCCGACAGCGCCGCGGCGGCAGCGGGCAAGGTCATCGACCCGCTCTTCTGGTGCATGGGCAGTTGGGGAAGCACCTATCCTGTCGCCGGCGACATTCACATGGGCGACCGCGTCGAAGCCTGGGCGGGGCTGGCAGCGCGCGGCACGTTCATGATGGGCCGGCTCGGCGCGCTGACCATCCATTCGGCGGACGGCTGCTCGTTCAAGCCGCAGCCGATCTGGACCAAGAGCCGATACAAACTCCAGCTCATGGAGCCGGTGAAGGGCGGCAAGTGCGTCAACATCGGCCGTCCCGGCGCGCTCTGGACCTCCGGCAAACACGCGCCGGGCAAGGACAACGCCCAGTTCATGCTCTTCGAGAAAGCGATCTGCTGTGCCGGCATTTCGACGCCCTGACCCGGCACTTCCCGATCGTCTCGTGCGCAGCCCGGAATCGGCCCGGTCTGCCCGCCACAGCCCCGGTGGCTGCCGGCAGGCGCGCGAGGCGGGAGCGGCGCCCTGCCCCCTCTCGGGCGCCGCTCCACCTGCAGACGATACGGGTAAATTGCCATCGCCACAAGCGAGACCGGCCCTGATCCCGCCGTGTCCTCGGGTAAAAGCGGTGCTCACGGTGTTCGACGGCCAGGCCGTCTATCGGCACCTCTCGCCCGGATCCGATGACTTCCGGGCGGGAGACCTGTTTCGGCTCGCGCATGGATCGCGCACTGTGGACGGTGATCGTTCGTGAAGCGCTCGGTTTCTCTCCTGTTGCTGCCGATGGCGGCAATGGCTTCCGCCAGCACACTGGCGCAGTCAGTCGAGGACCGCGCGCGCGCAGCCGCGGAAGCTTCTCGCGCGAAGTCCTCGACCAGCAAGGCGATCCAGGAGAATTACCTCACCCCCGGCCTCAGCGGACAGCCGATCGCGACGGTCGATCGCAGCCAGAGCTTTACGCCGAGTCTCGCCTGCCAGAAAACATCGAGCCTCCTCGAAATCCTGATCCAGCCTGACGGCACGGGCGACATCAACACCGTCCGCATCGCCCGCGACACCGATCTCGACGGCAGCTTCGACCGCGTGTCCACCTTGCCCGTGCCCGTCTCGGGCATCTGCGCCAACGGCGTCATCGCTTGCCAGCCCGGAAGCTGGAACGCGTGCAACTATCATCGTTGGAACGTCGATGTCTCGGGCGACCTGGGGCTCGCCGCCGCCGAAATGGCCGAACTCGCGGGCTGTTACTGCGTCAACAACAGCTGCGGCGCGAATCTCGTGATGGACAATCTGCCGTCGGTGCTCAAGGATCTCGGCGGCGGCGCGATCGGCGCACTCACGAGCCACGATCCCCGCGTCGGCGTGGCCGAGGCGCGCATCAACGGCCCGCTGATCCAGTATGTCGGAGCGCAATCAACCGCCTGCACGGCTTTGCCGGACCTTCCGCAAACAGCCTATCGCGGCCGTCCGACTTCGATCCTCGGCGACGCCGCGGCGACCGCAGCCGGAAGCTCGCTGTTCCAGAGCCTCAAGGGATCGCCCGCCGGCATCGGCAAGGCCGAACAGGTCCGCGCCTGCACGATCGAACGCGACGTCACACTGCGGCCGCTCGCGTATGAGGATATCGTCTCCGCGACGGGCGTCATCTATTCGGTTCAGGGCTGCGGCGAAGGCTGCCGACGCTTTCGCATCATCGGAGATGGCAATTGCAGTAGCGCGCCGCCGATCTTCACCGCGCGCTTCGAAGTCAGCGACCCCGCGAAGCTCCTGTCGGCGCGGATCGTCGAGATGGGCGCCGACGACTGGGTCCAGGGCCGCATCAACGGCCGCGTCGTCGGCTCCGCGGGGCCGCGTCCGTGGCTGACGACAGGATTGCCTTCAGGCGACTGCCGCACCGATGGCGGCGCGGCGCGCAATTACACCTCCTATGATTTTACCACCGACCTGCGGGCGGGGCCGACGACGGTGTCGGCACGCGTGCGCGGCGGCGGCGGCGGTGCGCCTCTCACGACCGAATGGGGACTGGTCGACGTCGAGATTCGCGTTTCGGACGCATGCGAACCGAGCGACCGGCTCGTCGACCAGTGCGAAGATATTGGCGCCAATCAAAAGTGCCGCCTCGACAGCGAGAGCGTCGATGGCGTCCAGACGTTTCTGAACGGCGTCGGCACCGGCCTTCGCCCCCTCCCGCGGTCGCGCCAGTTCGGCACGGGCAGTTGCACCGCTACCCTTACCCGCGACTTTTTCCTGCGCCAGCGGACCTATAAATGCGCGATCGACACCGGCGCGATGCCCGAACCCGACCTGTCGCGCGGCGCCTATATCATCGATCGTTCGACCGAGACGCTGCTCGCCGACCGCGTTCGGACGGCCGACGGCGGCAGCGCCGCGTCTACGCGCGCCTTCGCGCTTCCCGATCGCGGCTCGGTTCCAGCTTGCGAGGCGGTCTGCAAGACGCGCTCTGCGAAAGCCAATACCGACGCGGCGCCTGCGGGCGTCGTCGGCGCGCAGCAGACCAGCCCGACCGGCTTCGACACCTTCTATCACGCCTGCTCACCGGGCAATGTCTGTCCCGCCGGTCCCGGCGAGACCATCGTCACGCCCTGCGGCTGCCTTGATACCTTTCCCGAGGCGGTGGTCATGATGCAAACGGTCAGGCTCGCTGGCGCCGATCTCGCCTGCACGGCGACAGCGCGATGATGGGCCGCTTTCTCTTCTGGCCGTCGCGCCTCGCGCTGATCCTGTTCGGCATCGTCGCCTTCGCGCTCGCCGTTTACGCGTCGGCAGCGCAGGCGCAGCAGATTTGCGCGGTCGACCTCAATGGCAATGGTGACGCCGACGACGCGGGCGAGACCGCTAGCTGCGTCGGGATGCAAGGTGGTAGCTGGCAGTGCCCGATCGAACGGGCATCGTGCGCGCCCGAGCCCGGCGGCGCGTCGTCCTGCCCGCTTGGTTCGCAATATGCGTGCGAGACGCTGGCGAGCGGCGGCGTGCCGAGTTGCTCGCCGAACGCCTGCATCGATACCGCGGCAAACCCGATCGAGGATGAACCCGTCGTCGACGATCCGGGCGCGCCCGCCGACGGCGAAGTCGACACCGACGGCAATTGTCTCGGGAACATCGAGATATTCGGCGGCCGCGCGCTGCGCTGCCGCCCAGCGGGCCTCAAGACAACCTTTTCCAACTGCTGCAAGGACAAGGGTAAGATCGTCAAGGACGGAATGGGCTCGTCGATCGCGTCGACGCAGACGAAGATCGCGATCGCCAAGGGCGTGTTCACCGGAGCCCAAGCCGCCTATGCCGCCTTCCAGGCGGGCGCGACGGCAAGCCAGGCGGCGAGCGCGGGCGCCAATGCGATCATTGTCGGCATCGATCCGACCTCGATCGCGATCAGCCTCGCGGTCAACGTCATGATCGAGTTCCTCCTCTCCTCCTGCGACCAGCAGGACATGGAGACGGGCATGCTACGCGGCTCGGGCATGTGCGTCGAGGTCGGCTCCTATTGCTCGTCGAAGATCCTCGGCATCTGCGTCCAGAAGTCGCGCAGCCATTGCTGCTTCAATACCAAGCTCGGCCGCATCATCCAGGAACAGGGCCGCCCGCAGCTGAAGTCGTTCGCGGATGGCTGGGGACCGGTGAAGACGCCGAACTGCCGCGGGTTCACGCCCGAAGAGTTCCAAGCGCTCGACTTCAGCCGAATGGACCTCTCCGAATATTATTCGGAAGTTCAGGCCCGCGCGCAGGCCGACATCCAGTCAGACATGAAGGATCGTATCGATGCCTATATGCAGGCCATCGGCCGCTAGGCGCCGCGCCGTACTCGCGGTGGCGCTCGCCGACGTAGCCGGCATCGCCGGCCTTGCCGCAGCGCAAATATCGCCGGGCATCGACGACAACCCGTCGGCGCGCGAGAAGGTAGAACGCGAGGGCGAAGCGGCGATGGACCGGCTGAAGGGCGCGGTGTCGCGCCGCAAAGCCCAACAGCAAAACGGCCCATCTGACCTGCCGAAGCCGAGCGAGGTCGAACGCCGGCGCGCCTTCGAGGCGATGCGCGACCGTGCCAAGTCGCCAGCGATGGAAGCCCGCGCCCGCGATGCGCTTGAGACCGGCAAAGACCGCTTCGCCGCAGAGCGCGAGGCGATGGCGAAGCGGCTCGGCCAGGCACTCGGGCT
It encodes:
- a CDS encoding TraU family protein; amino-acid sequence: MPAPAQASKCPSDTIFNPITKVRWNCIFPITIGGVRAGSYDKLDKALDAQSASKPLCACRKGATFWFGVKVSFWTPNRMIDVVTEPGCMMALGTDIMATGGKLQGSQSSISDGTNTTKLFAQMHYYVAPVWKMLDMFSDLPCLEDDGFDVALMTEVMPTWQSGTLGAIIQPEGILFGNPAAGLACMSDSAAAAAGKVIDPLFWCMGSWGSTYPVAGDIHMGDRVEAWAGLAARGTFMMGRLGALTIHSADGCSFKPQPIWTKSRYKLQLMEPVKGGKCVNIGRPGALWTSGKHAPGKDNAQFMLFEKAICCAGISTP
- the traN gene encoding conjugal transfer protein TraN → MMGRFLFWPSRLALILFGIVAFALAVYASAAQAQQICAVDLNGNGDADDAGETASCVGMQGGSWQCPIERASCAPEPGGASSCPLGSQYACETLASGGVPSCSPNACIDTAANPIEDEPVVDDPGAPADGEVDTDGNCLGNIEIFGGRALRCRPAGLKTTFSNCCKDKGKIVKDGMGSSIASTQTKIAIAKGVFTGAQAAYAAFQAGATASQAASAGANAIIVGIDPTSIAISLAVNVMIEFLLSSCDQQDMETGMLRGSGMCVEVGSYCSSKILGICVQKSRSHCCFNTKLGRIIQEQGRPQLKSFADGWGPVKTPNCRGFTPEEFQALDFSRMDLSEYYSEVQARAQADIQSDMKDRIDAYMQAIGR